The Luteolibacter rhizosphaerae genome contains the following window.
GTCACCTTCAGCTCCTCCGCATCGATCGCGCCGGGGAAGGGATTGGGCAGCCGCTGCGCATCCGCCAGCGTCGGAATCTTGGCCAGCGCCGCCTCCGGCTGCGGCTTGCGGTTCGAGCTGCCGCCGGGGAAGGCATACCAATAGGTCGTCGCCGCGTAGATCATCTGCGTCGGCGCCCAGGAGATCAGCTCGATGTCGAAGTCCAGCGAGCTGGTGTAGGGGATCGCATCCAGATTCCGCGTGCGCGTCAGGATGTTGTGGCCCTGCGTCATCTTCTCATCCACCCGCGTCTGGTTCGCGAAGGGCGTCTGCATGATCCCCCGCGGCGCGAAGGAGTAGTTGTAGTAATCCTCCGTGCCCGTGCCGAGATGGGAGGGCACCACCTCGCCATCCACGCGGATCTTCTCATCGCCCTCGCCATACCAGGTGGCCACCTCGTTGTAGAGCGAGAGCACATCGCCGACATACACGCCCTTGCCCTTCAGCTTCACGAAGTCCCAGTCCCGCTGCGGCGGCGTGATCAGGCCGGCCTCGTAGTGCCATGCGGCGTGGAAGTGCATGCTGCGCCCGTCCCAATGCCAAGGCTCCGTCTCGCAGCGCAACTCGCTGCCGATCTCCTGCTCCCCAAGATTCTCGACGATCACCAGCGCGCTCTTCTGGAAAGGCATGGTCCAGCGGCAGACCAGCGTGCCATCCTCCTTCACCGTGCGGTACCAGCTGTCCAGCCGGTTCAGGCCCGCCCCGCTGCCGAAGAAATCTCCCGCCGGGCACCACACCGTCTCCTGCCCGTCGAATTGCATCCGCACGATCACCGAGCGCAGCACCTGATCCAGCGCCACACCCGCAGGCGGCGTCAGGCGCAGCTCCAGCTCCTTGATCGCCGCGGGCCCGGCCAGATCCAGCGTCGTCTTGCCCTGCGGCTTGATGCTGCTCTTCAGCGCCGGCTTGCCATCACCGCGGGCTGGCGCGGTCTGCAAACGCGAGGCCTGCTTCTGCACCGCGGCGCCCGCCTTTTCCAATGCCTCCCGGCTGAAGCTCGCCACCTTCGTCCCCGGCGCATACTTGCGGTAGTTGATGATGTAGTAGCGCGGCCCGCTGCCCTGCTCCTCCCAGGTCACCTTGCAGCGCTTCGCGAAGGGGATCGGCAGCATCCAGGTATTCCCGCCATTGCCCTCCGCCGTGTAGCCCGGGTGCGGCATCACCATCGGCTCCGGCAGCTTCAGCTCGCCCGCCATCAGATCGTAGGCGGGGAAGCTCAGCACCGGCTCCGCCTGCTCGTCCACATAGATCCGGATCGTCCCTCGCTTGTTCTGCACCGTCGTCAGCCAGAAGCGCGTCAGGCAGCCCGGCCCCTCCGCATCCAGCATCACCTTCTCCGTGCGACCCGCGATCGTCTCCGTGCGGATGAAGTTCGTGTGATCGTCATTCGCGAACCAGCCCGGCTGATCCGGCGCCACCGTGCGGCGGTCGTGACTGCTCGCCTGCAGGCATTGGTAAGAAGGCTCCGGCCACCGCGCCACCGCGGAGTAATCCGCCATTTCCGTGAGCAGCGAATCCAGGCTCACCTCGGCCCGCGCATGTGGAAAGGCAAGCAGGCCCATGCCCACGGCAAGGATGCGGATGGAGAAGGTATTCATCGTCCCGCGATCAAGCGGCCCGGACCGCCGCCTGCAAACCTCGCCGATCGCCACCCGGAAACAAGCTGTGATGACAAGTTGGCAGCAACGGAACGATCTTCCCGGCCATTCAAAGAAGCTTGTCCAAAGTAATTGGCAGGGATCTTACACGCTTTCCGGTCGCATGGAAAACCGCATTCGCCACCGCCGCCGCGGTCCCCACGATGCCGATCTCACCCACGCCTTTCACCCCCAGCGGGTTCACCACCGAATCTTTCTCTTCCACGAAAATCACCTCGATGCTTCCGACATCCGCGTTCACCGGGATATGATACCCGGCCAGATCGTGGTTGATGAAACGCCCGTGCGCATGATCCATCACGCTCTCCTCGTGCAGGGCCATGCTAATGCCCCACACCACTCCGCCCATAATCTGGCTTCGCGCCGTTTTCAGATTCAGAATCTGCCCCGCCGCCACCGCACATACCACCCGGGTCACGTGAAGCGTCCCTAGGTCTTCATCCACCTTCACCTCCGCGAAGACGGCGGAGTGTGTCTTGATGCTGACCTTGCGCTGCTTGAGGAGCGAGGGGATTGCCAGCGTCTTACGGCTGATCTCCTTAGTTCCCGTCCGCTGCAGCACCTCCGTGATGCCGTGCGAGCGGGACGCGTCTCCTTTGATGGCGATCCGTCCATTCTCCAAGATGATTTCCTTCTCATCCACGCCCGCCAACAGCGATCCATCCAGATCCTTCGCCAGCCGGATCAGACGTTTCCGGATCTTCAGGCAGGCCTTCTGCACCGCCGTCCCCACGCTTGCCGCGGTGAAGGAACCTCCTTCCAGGGGAGCCATCGGCAGACGTGAATCACCGAGTTGTGGCACCACGTCGTCCACGGAGAGCCCGAGGGTTCTTGCCGCGATCACCGCCATCATCGTGTAGGTTCCCGTGCCGATGTCCGATGTTGCCGCGCTTACCGTGAGCTTCCCGTTCGCGCCCAGCACGGCCTTCGCACTGGAGGGTACTTGCATCGCATCCCAGACTCCTGTCGCCACGCCCCAGCCGATGAGGATGCTCCCGTCGCGCATGCTGCCGCAGTCATGCCCGCGGCGGTGCCACTCGAAGCGCTCCGCACCCTGCCGATAGCACTCGAGCAGTTGCTTGCTGGAGTAGGGTTTTTCTTCGTTCGGGTCCTTTGCAGCGTGGTTGAGGATACGGAACTCCAGAGGATCCATCCCTAGCTTCCACGCCAGTTCGTCGACTGCGGATTCCAGCGCGAAGACACCGGAGGCCGCACCCGGCGCGCGCATGTCGCAGGGCGTGTTCACGTCCAGCGCTGCGATCCGGTAGCCCAACCTCACGTTCGGGCAATCATAAGTGCCGCCCGACCAGTTGACGATCTGCTCGACGTAATTCTCGAAGCGGGAAGTCGCGCCGAGGGCATCATGTGCCACGGCGGTGAGATGCCCGGCAGCAGTGGCCCCGAGCTGGAGATCGTGGATCGATGGCGGCCGGAACCCGAGAGCAAACATCTGCTTCCTTTCAAGCACCACGCGTACGTTCCGCTTCAACTCACGCGCTGCCAGCACAGCCAGAAAGGCCACATGATGCGGTCGCAGGCCCGAACCGAAAGCTCCCCCCACGAAAGGGGATAGCACCTGGAGCTCGTCTTTTCCGAAGCCGAAGACCTGGGTCAGATACTTTTTATCGTTCATCACGGCTTGGGTCTTGTCATAGACCGTCAGGCTGCCATCACGCTCCCAGATCGCGGTCGTGGCGAAAGGTTCCATCGGGTTGTGATGCTGGGGGGAGGTCGAGTAGCGTTCTTGAATCGAGGCCGGGGCTTCCACCAGCGCGATCCCCACATCACCGCGCGGCTCCGGGGGCTTGCCCATGCCCGAGCGGGAGTCCGGCTCTTCAAAGGACTCCGGCCGCTGCTCTTCCAGATCGGTCGCGTGTGCCTCCTGCTCACATCGCAGCCGCACCAGTCCGGCTCCGTGCCTCGCGGCTTCCAGCGAATCGGCCAATACCAGCGCTACCACTTGCCCGGAAAAGCGGATGACATCGTCGTGCAGAGGGCGGAATGGACTACCATCCGGACCGACCTGATCGCGGTAGTTTCTCTCCAGCCACGCTAGCGATGGCTGATCGTCGTGGGTGAAGATGTAGACTACTCCCGGACAGGCAAGGGCCGCTTCCGTTTCGATCGAGAGGATTCTTCCCCGCGCGATTGGCGCGTCTACGATGCGACCGTAGAGCAGACCATCCCCGCGGAAGTCCGAGGCATACTTTGCTTTTCCCGTGACCTTTGCCGGCCCGTCCACCCGGTTCACGTTTCCCATTGCCGCCCCACTCATGATTCGGACGCTTGTTTGTTGGAGGCTTCTTCGAGGGCCCGCACGATCGCGCGCCGTGCCAGTTCGATTTTGAAGTCGTTGAAGCCGCGGCCCCTCGCATCCTGCATCAGGACATCGGCAGCCTTCTGGAAATTCTCACGCGCCGGTGCACGGCCGGTGAGCACTCGCTCCGCCCTTTCATCGCGCCAAGGCTTGTGAGCCACCCCGCCGAGGGCCAGCCGTGCGGTCGAGATCGCCCCGTCCTCGATCTCCAGCGCCGCCGCCACGGACACCAGAGCGAAGGCATACGAGCGCCGGTCGCGCACCTTCACATAGGAGTAGTGGTTCGCGAAGCCCTTCGGCGGCAGATCGATGCAAACGATCATCTCGTCCGGTGCCAAGGTGTTCTCGATATCAGGTGTGTCGCCGGGCAGAAGATGGAAGTTCGCGAAGGGGATCGCGCGGCTGCCACGGGCACCCTCCACGATCACCACCGCCTCCAGTGCTGCCAAGGCCACGCACATGTCAGAGGGATGCACCGCGATGCAGCTCGCGCTGCCGCCAAGCACCGCATGGATGCGGTTAAAGCCTTTCAGCGCCGCGCACCCGCTGCCCGGGCTGCGTTTGTTGCAGGGCGTGGCCGTGTCGTAGAAATAGAAGCAGCGAGTCCGCTGCATCAGGTTGCCGCCGTTGCTCGCCATGTTGCGGATTTGCGGGGAAGCACCCGCGAGAATCGCCGCGGCCAGCAGCGGATACCGCTCGGCCACCGCCGGATGAGCCGCCGTCTCCGCATTCCGGGCCAAAGCGCCGAGCCTAAGCCCGCCGTTCTCCAACGCGGCGATCTCGTGCCAGGGTAGGGGATTGATGTCCACCACGCTTGAAGGCTTCTCAATGCCTTCCTTCATCAGATCGAGGAGGTTGGTTCCGCCTGCGATCACTGCGGCTGATCCGGTCTTGCCCAGTTCGCGCTGGCACTCTGGCAGCGTGGCCACCCGTGAGTAGGTGAAAGGATTCACAACGTTTCCTCCTTTTCCAGCGTGCTTCGGATTGCATCCACGATGTTCGGATAGGCTCCGCAGCGGCAGAGGTTGCCGCTCATTCTCTCGCGCATTTCGTCGTCGTCGCGTGGCGCACCCTCATCCAGCATCCCGATCGCCGAGCAGATCTGACCAGGCGTACAGAACCCGCATTGGAATGCATCGTGATCGATGAAGGCTTGTTGGAGGGGATGCAGCTCGCCATCTTTCGCGATTCCCTCGATCGTCACCACCTCCGCACCCTCGCTCATCACGGCGAGAGTCAGGCAGGAGTTGATCCGCTTGCCATTGAGCAGCACCGTGCAGGCCCCGCATTGGCCGTGGTCGCAGCCCTTCTTGCAGCCCGTGAGGCCTGCATCCTCTCGTAGCAGATCCAAGAGGGTCCGCCACGGCTCCACTTCGTATTGGGAATCGGCTCCGTTCAAGCGGAGCCGGACGCGATGTTTCTCCAGAACGTCGGGCGTGGGGCCAAGCGCGGAAGTTCGAGGAAAGACGACGGAGTTCATGAAGATTGAGCTGCCAATCCTCGCACCGGCCATGCCACTAGCCTATCCCTACGCAGAGGCGGCTACTCGCCTCCTAACGAGTTAGCAGTGTGGGCAAGATGCATGAGCTCCTTGCTCTTCGCATCCTCACCGCTTCCCCTCCCGGTGCTTCTTGAAGATCGCCAGGGTGCGGTCGCGCTCCTCGTGGTGATCCACGCAGGGCAGGGGATAGCCCTTCGCGATCGGTCGACCGTCCTTCGGCGGTTCCATCAGACGGTCCACGGGCACATCCTTCAACTCCGGGACCCAGCGCTTGATGTACGTGCCCTCCGGGTCGTGGCGTTTCGCCTGCGACCACGGGTTCTGGATGCGGAAGTAGGGCGCGGCATCCGCCCCCGTCCCGGCGCTCCACTGCCAGCCGCCGTTGTTCGAGGCGATCTCCCCATCCACGAGGTGCTGCAGGAAGAACTGCTCCCCCAGACGCCAGTCCACATGCAGGTCCTTGGTCAGGAACATCGCCGTGATCATCCGCAGGCGGTTGTGCATGAAACCGGTGGTCAGGAGTTCGCGGATGCCGGCGTCGACGATGGGGAAGCCGGTGCGGCCTTCCTTCCAGGCCTCGAAGTTGGCGTCGGGTTCGGCCCACCAGAGACCGTGCCAGTCGTCGTTGAACTCATTTTCAAGGACTTGCGGGTAGTGCCAGAGGATCGCCATGTAGAACTCCCTCCAGGCCAGTTCCTTAACGAAGGTATCGGGGCCTTCGCCACCGCCGGCCTCCATCACGCGCCTATATATAGTGCGGGGGGAGAGCAGGCCGAAGCGCAGGTCCTGCCCGAGCCGGGAGGTGCCGGGGACGGCGGGTGAATCGCGCAAGTCCTTGTAGTTCTTGATACGGGAACTGACGGCGGTCTTCAGGCGCTGCAGTGCGGCGCGCTCCCCGCCCTCCAGGATCTCGCAGCCCTCCGGCTCCGGGAGCTTCCAGTGGGCATTCGCGGGCAGATCGAGGGACTTGATGCCCTGCGGCGTGTTGAGCGCCTTCGGCTTCGGGAGGGGTTCCGGCTTGGGCAGGGTGAGCCAGTTCTTCGAGTAGGGGGTGAAGACGCGATAGGGCTTGCCATCTTGGGTCAGCACCTCCTGCGGGGTGTGGAGCGTCACGTCATGAAAACCAATGCATTCCACGCCGAGGCGCTTGGCCATCTTCTCGACCCGGGCTTCCATCTCGCGGCCGAAGGGGTCGGGGTCGCGATTGAAGCTCAGGGACTTGGCGCCGCTTTCCTTGATCAGCTTTTCCAGCTCCTCGTCCGCAGAGCCGCAGCGGATGATCAGGCGGCCCTCCAGCGTTTCGAGGTTCTTGGCCAGTGATTCCAGTGACTTACAGAGGAATGCCTGGCGCTTCGGGCCGGTCCAGACGTGGTTCTGCTTCCAGTCGCTCAGGATATAGACCGGGAGAACGGAGTCCGCGGAAGCCGCGGCGTGGTGGAGGGACGGGTTATCGAGGATCCGGAGGTCCCGCCGGAACCAATGAATCGTCTGCGCGCTAGGGGAGGGCATGCGGGCTAACAAAGCCATGCACGCTAACAGCGCAAGGGGGGAAGCCGGTGATCAGGGGGCACCGAGCATTTTCTCGGCTTTTTTTACGGTCACGTTGCTGAGACGGCCGTTCACGCGCTTGGAGCCCTCGAGGAGGGACTTCAGGTCGCTGAGGGTCTTCTCCGCCGCATCCAAGGCCTTCCTTCCGCCGCCGTATTGCTTGTCCGAGAAATACTTGGTGAAAGTCACGCCGCCCCTGCTGACGCAGAGACGCCATCCTTGGAATGCCGTGTTCTCGTAAGTGAACCGAGTCAGGTTGCGCTTCGATTTCATTGTGGGACCGAGTTCGAGAGCATTCATATGACAACATGCCACCGAATGCGGGGGATGGCCACTCGATTTTTGTTTGAGGAATGTTAGAGACTCTCCGGAACCGCGCATTCATGCGGATTTCCACGTATTTCGGGCGGTGAAAAAATTCGTTGCCAAGCCCCTGCCGTTCTCCTTTAGTCCCCGCCCGCGCGAGCCTGAACAGCCGCCGTAGGTCCTCCTGGCAGGGTATCACGCCCCTGCCACCGCTCGCAGGAGGGTAACCCGGCTACCCCTAATATACAATGTCTGCCGCCAAACTTGCTCGATTCGAGCTCCCGAACCGCCTCGTCAAGCACGAGGACACCGCCACCGAGGTCTACGCCCAGTTCACCGCCGAGCCCTTCGAGCGCGGCTACGGCCACACCCTGGGCAACTCGCTCCGCCGCGTCCTCCTGGGCTCGCTGGAAGGCGCCGCCATCACCTCCGTGCGGATCGCCGGCGTGCAGCATGAATTCTCCAGCCTCCCGGGCGTGGTGGAAGATGTCACCGACATCGTGCTGAACCTCAAGAAAGTGAAGTTCAAGCACCACGACAAGGAGCCCCGCATCCTCACGATCAAGGTCGAGAAGGAAGGCGTGATCACCGCCGGTGACATCCAGGACGACAACATCTACGAAGTCGTCAACAAGGACCAGATCATCTGCACCCTCGACAAGAAGGTGAAGTTCGACTGCGAATTCGAAGTCCGCGTCGGCCGCGGCTTCTTCACCGGCGACGAGAACAAGCGCAAGGACCAGCCGATCGGCGTGATCGCCATCGACTCGATCTTCTCCCCGGTGACCCGCGTGAAGTACGCGGTGGACACCACCCGCGTGGGCCAGATGACCGACTACGACAAGCTCGTGCTGGATATCTGGACGGACGGCCGCATCAGCCCGCAGGACGCCCTGCTGCAGGCCTCCGCCATCATGCGCCACCACCTGGACGTCTTCGTCAACTACGACGAGAACGCCGTGGACTTCGAGGAA
Protein-coding sequences here:
- a CDS encoding glycoside hydrolase family 172 protein, producing MNTFSIRILAVGMGLLAFPHARAEVSLDSLLTEMADYSAVARWPEPSYQCLQASSHDRRTVAPDQPGWFANDDHTNFIRTETIAGRTEKVMLDAEGPGCLTRFWLTTVQNKRGTIRIYVDEQAEPVLSFPAYDLMAGELKLPEPMVMPHPGYTAEGNGGNTWMLPIPFAKRCKVTWEEQGSGPRYYIINYRKYAPGTKVASFSREALEKAGAAVQKQASRLQTAPARGDGKPALKSSIKPQGKTTLDLAGPAAIKELELRLTPPAGVALDQVLRSVIVRMQFDGQETVWCPAGDFFGSGAGLNRLDSWYRTVKEDGTLVCRWTMPFQKSALVIVENLGEQEIGSELRCETEPWHWDGRSMHFHAAWHYEAGLITPPQRDWDFVKLKGKGVYVGDVLSLYNEVATWYGEGDEKIRVDGEVVPSHLGTGTEDYYNYSFAPRGIMQTPFANQTRVDEKMTQGHNILTRTRNLDAIPYTSSLDFDIELISWAPTQMIYAATTYWYAFPGGSSNRKPQPEAALAKIPTLADAQRLPNPFPGAIDAEELKVTAATAGLVHEVQDMRPFGPGKWSRRSQLLVRGGKEGDAVTLRVPAPDAKPRKLLMAATKANDYGVLSFTVNGQKVEKSFDGYAPTVEASGEFELGTFAPVDGAFEVKVELSGTNPAAVGPRFYAGVDYVKLVEP
- a CDS encoding xanthine dehydrogenase family protein molybdopterin-binding subunit, with protein sequence MSGAAMGNVNRVDGPAKVTGKAKYASDFRGDGLLYGRIVDAPIARGRILSIETEAALACPGVVYIFTHDDQPSLAWLERNYRDQVGPDGSPFRPLHDDVIRFSGQVVALVLADSLEAARHGAGLVRLRCEQEAHATDLEEQRPESFEEPDSRSGMGKPPEPRGDVGIALVEAPASIQERYSTSPQHHNPMEPFATTAIWERDGSLTVYDKTQAVMNDKKYLTQVFGFGKDELQVLSPFVGGAFGSGLRPHHVAFLAVLAARELKRNVRVVLERKQMFALGFRPPSIHDLQLGATAAGHLTAVAHDALGATSRFENYVEQIVNWSGGTYDCPNVRLGYRIAALDVNTPCDMRAPGAASGVFALESAVDELAWKLGMDPLEFRILNHAAKDPNEEKPYSSKQLLECYRQGAERFEWHRRGHDCGSMRDGSILIGWGVATGVWDAMQVPSSAKAVLGANGKLTVSAATSDIGTGTYTMMAVIAARTLGLSVDDVVPQLGDSRLPMAPLEGGSFTAASVGTAVQKACLKIRKRLIRLAKDLDGSLLAGVDEKEIILENGRIAIKGDASRSHGITEVLQRTGTKEISRKTLAIPSLLKQRKVSIKTHSAVFAEVKVDEDLGTLHVTRVVCAVAAGQILNLKTARSQIMGGVVWGISMALHEESVMDHAHGRFINHDLAGYHIPVNADVGSIEVIFVEEKDSVVNPLGVKGVGEIGIVGTAAAVANAVFHATGKRVRSLPITLDKLL
- a CDS encoding FAD binding domain-containing protein, translating into MNPFTYSRVATLPECQRELGKTGSAAVIAGGTNLLDLMKEGIEKPSSVVDINPLPWHEIAALENGGLRLGALARNAETAAHPAVAERYPLLAAAILAGASPQIRNMASNGGNLMQRTRCFYFYDTATPCNKRSPGSGCAALKGFNRIHAVLGGSASCIAVHPSDMCVALAALEAVVIVEGARGSRAIPFANFHLLPGDTPDIENTLAPDEMIVCIDLPPKGFANHYSYVKVRDRRSYAFALVSVAAALEIEDGAISTARLALGGVAHKPWRDERAERVLTGRAPARENFQKAADVLMQDARGRGFNDFKIELARRAIVRALEEASNKQASES
- a CDS encoding (2Fe-2S)-binding protein — protein: MNSVVFPRTSALGPTPDVLEKHRVRLRLNGADSQYEVEPWRTLLDLLREDAGLTGCKKGCDHGQCGACTVLLNGKRINSCLTLAVMSEGAEVVTIEGIAKDGELHPLQQAFIDHDAFQCGFCTPGQICSAIGMLDEGAPRDDDEMRERMSGNLCRCGAYPNIVDAIRSTLEKEETL
- a CDS encoding cryptochrome/photolyase family protein, with protein sequence MPSPSAQTIHWFRRDLRILDNPSLHHAAASADSVLPVYILSDWKQNHVWTGPKRQAFLCKSLESLAKNLETLEGRLIIRCGSADEELEKLIKESGAKSLSFNRDPDPFGREMEARVEKMAKRLGVECIGFHDVTLHTPQEVLTQDGKPYRVFTPYSKNWLTLPKPEPLPKPKALNTPQGIKSLDLPANAHWKLPEPEGCEILEGGERAALQRLKTAVSSRIKNYKDLRDSPAVPGTSRLGQDLRFGLLSPRTIYRRVMEAGGGEGPDTFVKELAWREFYMAILWHYPQVLENEFNDDWHGLWWAEPDANFEAWKEGRTGFPIVDAGIRELLTTGFMHNRLRMITAMFLTKDLHVDWRLGEQFFLQHLVDGEIASNNGGWQWSAGTGADAAPYFRIQNPWSQAKRHDPEGTYIKRWVPELKDVPVDRLMEPPKDGRPIAKGYPLPCVDHHEERDRTLAIFKKHREGKR
- a CDS encoding DNA-directed RNA polymerase subunit alpha yields the protein MSAAKLARFELPNRLVKHEDTATEVYAQFTAEPFERGYGHTLGNSLRRVLLGSLEGAAITSVRIAGVQHEFSSLPGVVEDVTDIVLNLKKVKFKHHDKEPRILTIKVEKEGVITAGDIQDDNIYEVVNKDQIICTLDKKVKFDCEFEVRVGRGFFTGDENKRKDQPIGVIAIDSIFSPVTRVKYAVDTTRVGQMTDYDKLVLDIWTDGRISPQDALLQASAIMRHHLDVFVNYDENAVDFEEAPTESNEENAALKKLLNMSVNEIELSVRAANCLNNANITSVGQLAMKSEAEMLKYRNFGKKSLNEIKDKLSELGLGLGMSLDPSLLSGPVPAVRGPRLGVEEEAPVGLADLIAQNLDD